A stretch of Vigna angularis cultivar LongXiaoDou No.4 chromosome 4, ASM1680809v1, whole genome shotgun sequence DNA encodes these proteins:
- the LOC128196238 gene encoding protein FAR-RED IMPAIRED RESPONSE 1-like, with protein MANAIQDVFPKTKHRWCLWHIMKKVPEKFQGYNNYVGIKCDIKSLLYDSSNAADFENGWNRLLITHTLQNNEWLCNLYEERQKWVPCYLKNHFWAGMSTTQRSEGMNAFFDGFINSSTTLQQFVVQYDNALKFKAQKEIEADFSSLNTNIACGSQSPIERQFQVQYTHAKFEEVQMEFRSRMNCFIKNTVKDCIFNKYTIKEEYMSDGNCDAKYYVVEFDPVTNDTRCSCLLFEFRGIICRHSLLVLGQEDVQNVPSKYVLRRWSKLVRRKHTLIRASYSQVHQEPKMQRYQSLCKRFYDIAEAACESKSASNDLEKELECLAQKLGFTPSLKNNIISEEGQLRYENPLTDNPSNHTCGSTDVLVRSPVAVKRKGRPRTNRLKSAVEKRTKKSKSARTKHSSTTSVQPAETTTSTVAELHHRVEHTTQSNEVSQLSEVPPIGFIQLLSAVHNNFHNS; from the exons ATGGCTAATGCAATTCAAGATGTCTTCCCTAAAACAAAGCATAGGTGGTGTTTGTGGCACATCATGAAAAAGGTTCCTGAAAAATTTCAAGGGTATAACAATTATGTTGGGATCAAGTGTGATATAAAATCGCTTCTCTATGACTCTAGTAATGCAGCAGACTTTGAAAATGGCTGGAATCGACTACTTATCACACATACCTTACAAAATAATGAATGGCTATGTAATCTGTATGAAGAGAGACAAAAATGGGTCCCTTGTTACTTGAAGAATCATTTTTGGGCTGGTATGTCCACAACTCAAAGAAGTGAGGGAATGAATGCTTTCTTTGATGGATTTATCAATTCCAGTACCACACTTCAACAGTTTGTAGTGCAGTACGATAATGCTCTtaaattcaaggcccaaaaagAAATTGAAGCTGACTTCTCCTCTCTTAATACCAATATTGCATGTGGGTCTCAATCACCAATTGAGAGACAATTTCAAGTTCAGTACACACATGCAAAATTTGAGGAAGTACAAATGGAGTTTCGGTCCAGGATGAATTGTTTCATCAAGAACACGGTGAAGGACTGTATTTTCAACAAGTACACAATAAAAGAAGAGTACATGTCGGATGGGAATTGTGACGCAAAATATTACGTCGTTGAATTTGATCCTGTTACAAACGATACAAGGTGCTCTTGCCTACTGTTTGAGTTTAGAGGCATCATATGTCGCCATTCGTTATTGGTTCTGGGGCAGGAAGATGTACAGAATGTCCCCTCCAAATATGTTCTTCGTCGTTGGAGCAAACTTGTTCGAAGAAAGCACACACTTATTAGAGCATCTTATAGTCAAGTGCATCAGGAACCGAAGATGCAAAGATATCAATCGTTGTGTAAGCGGTTCTATGACATAGCTGAGGCTGCGTGTGAATCTAAAAGTGCTTCTAATGACTTGGAGAAAGAATTGGAATGTTTAGCTCAAAAATTGGGTTTCACTCCATCACTGAAAAATAACATCATAAGTGAGGAAGGACAACTAAGGTATGAGAATCCTTTGACCGATAATCCATCCAACCATACATGTGGAAGCACTGATGTACTTGTTCGAAGTCCAGTCGCGGTTAAGCGAAAAGGCAGACCAAGAACTAATAGATTGAAGTCAGCTGTTGAAAAAAGaactaaaaaatcaaaatcGGCTCGAACAAAACATTCTTCAACAACATCTGTTCAACCAGCG GAAACCACAACAAGTACTGTTGCAGAACTGCATCACCGCGTGGAACATACAACCCAAAGCAATGAAGTTTCCCAACTATCTGAAGTTCCTCCAATTGGATTTATCCAATTGTTATCTGCTGTTCATAACAATTTCCATAATTCATAG